Proteins encoded together in one Jaculus jaculus isolate mJacJac1 chromosome 7, mJacJac1.mat.Y.cur, whole genome shotgun sequence window:
- the LOC101611515 gene encoding 60S ribosomal protein L26-like, whose amino-acid sequence MKFSPFVTSDRSKNHKRHFNAPSHIRRKIMSSPLSKELRQKYNVRSMPIRKDDEVQVVRGHYKGQQIGKVVQVYRKKYVIYIERVQREKANGTTAHVGIHPSKVVITRLKLDKDRKKILERKAKSRQVGKEKGKYKEETLEKMQE is encoded by the coding sequence ATGAAGTTCAGTCCTTTTGTGACTTCTGACCGAAGCAAGAACCATAAAAGGCATTTCAATGCACCTTCCCACATTCGGAGGAAGATTATGTCTTCCCCTCTTTCCAAAGAGCTGAGACAGAAGTACAATGTTCGTTCCATGCCTATCCGAAAGGATGATGAAGTTCAGGTGGTACGAGGACACTATAAAGGTCAGCAGATTGGCAAAGTAGTCCAGGTGTACAGGAAGAAATATGTCATCTACATTGAACGGGTACAGAGGGAAAAGGCTAATGGCACAACTGCCCATGTGGGCATCCACCCCAGCAAGGTGGTGATCACCAGGCTAAAACTGGATAAAGATCGCAAGAAGATCCTGGAACGGAAAGCCAAATCTCGCCAAGTAGGAAAGGAAAAGGGCAAATACAAGGAGGAAACACTTGAGAAGATGCAGGAGTAG